From a single Microbacterium terrisoli genomic region:
- a CDS encoding endonuclease domain-containing protein produces MPADDLPTALGAAFSVSAARRAGVSRSRLRRRDVRTTFHGARAVSGASLVPDAAADAGRAYPRSAEATRIHERAAQYAPVMKDGAFFSGVTAAVLWDAPIPARKFRSFDDQPPEIDPDVLEVAVHWPKRAPRTTGIRGRAVRIGLANATRHPVSKLLLASPASTWATLAPVLRHPYDLIAVADHFVHRTRPPHSVPNRRVPLPLSSIAQLAAAMNAGRREGVALLRAALPRVRTGAASRTETWTRLTLVDGGLPEPMLDHDVFDSVRRFLARVDMAYPQWKIAIEYEGAHHNTDERWEADIDRYAQLEAEGWIIIRVTHTMLFVTPDTLVERVRDAIARRTR; encoded by the coding sequence ATGCCGGCCGACGACCTGCCCACAGCGCTGGGCGCCGCGTTCAGCGTGAGCGCTGCGCGGCGCGCAGGCGTGAGCCGTTCGCGGCTGCGCCGACGCGATGTGCGGACCACGTTCCACGGCGCCCGTGCCGTGTCGGGCGCCTCGCTCGTACCCGACGCCGCAGCCGATGCAGGTCGCGCATATCCGCGCAGCGCCGAGGCGACGCGCATCCACGAGAGGGCCGCGCAGTACGCCCCGGTGATGAAGGACGGCGCCTTCTTCTCGGGGGTCACGGCGGCGGTCTTGTGGGATGCCCCGATCCCGGCACGCAAGTTCCGCTCCTTCGACGATCAACCGCCCGAGATCGATCCCGACGTGCTCGAGGTTGCCGTCCACTGGCCGAAGCGGGCACCGCGGACGACCGGAATCAGGGGCCGTGCCGTGCGGATCGGACTCGCGAACGCGACCCGGCATCCGGTGTCGAAACTGCTCCTGGCCAGCCCCGCATCGACCTGGGCGACGCTCGCACCGGTGCTGCGGCATCCGTACGACCTGATCGCCGTGGCCGACCACTTCGTGCACAGAACGCGTCCGCCGCACAGCGTGCCGAACAGGCGCGTTCCGCTTCCGCTGTCATCGATCGCGCAGCTGGCCGCCGCGATGAACGCCGGTCGACGCGAAGGTGTCGCCCTGCTGCGTGCGGCGCTGCCGCGGGTGCGCACCGGGGCTGCGTCGCGCACCGAGACCTGGACACGGCTCACCCTGGTCGACGGCGGACTTCCCGAACCCATGCTCGATCACGATGTCTTCGACAGCGTGCGCCGCTTTCTCGCGCGAGTCGACATGGCGTATCCGCAATGGAAGATCGCGATCGAATACGAGGGCGCTCATCACAACACCGACGAACGGTGGGAGGCGGACATCGACCGTTACGCGCAGCTCGAGGCAGAAGGTTGGATCATCATCCGCGTCACGCACACGATGCTGTTCGTCACCCCCGACACGCTCGTCGAGCGCGTGCGCGACGCCATCGCTCGCCGCACGCGCTGA
- a CDS encoding Rv3235 family protein, whose product MTVRSATARRRQDERDPGAPQRTPASALPDPDPLLRNLTQGVLEVLAGVRDVNQLARWMTEDAFRSLVTRAGLAARARSARGVVATRPVHAIRSVHRTAPTADAIEAVVIIGGPARTRAVAIRLEGMDHRWRASSLALL is encoded by the coding sequence ATGACGGTGAGGTCTGCGACGGCGCGACGGCGGCAAGACGAACGAGACCCCGGTGCTCCGCAACGCACGCCGGCCTCGGCTCTGCCCGATCCCGACCCCCTGCTGCGAAATCTCACCCAGGGAGTGCTCGAGGTGCTCGCCGGGGTCCGTGACGTGAACCAGCTGGCACGGTGGATGACCGAGGACGCCTTCCGCTCGCTCGTGACCCGCGCAGGCCTGGCCGCACGGGCCCGCAGCGCACGCGGCGTGGTCGCCACCCGTCCGGTGCACGCGATCCGATCGGTGCACCGCACGGCGCCGACCGCCGATGCGATCGAGGCGGTCGTGATCATCGGCGGGCCCGCGCGCACCCGCGCCGTGGCGATCCGGCTCGAGGGCATGGACCACCGGTGGCGGGCGTCCTCGCTCGCGCTGCTGTGA
- a CDS encoding sensor histidine kinase, protein MPTLTDIVYAQGLSDAADVEWLHRLAGDCQLLADMAFADIVMWVPTADDSFVAVTHTRPGGAATLFYRDIVGERLRPQWRAQVRSAFIGGQIVDSASPDWFEETPTRVRAVPIVREHARVGEKAAVIGVLTRHTNLGEARTPSRQQITFNDCADDLFGMISAGDFPDLSAPTGPRRGAPRASDGLIRLDVDGMATFASPNALSAFNRLGFEDELEGQSLVEVVTGILPEKRQFDESLPLVVTGRAPWRADLEANGVTISLRTIPLRDHGTRIGAVVLCRDVTEMRHQEQELITKDATIREIHHRVKNNLQTVASLLRIQARRTHSDEARDALTQAMRRVSAIAVVHDTLAQGLAQNVDFDEVFQAVLKLVAEVAAAPNTHAHTRTTGKFGTLPSEYATPLALALTELVTNAVEHGLAGKEGDVEIVTERTDQMLEVRVRDNGVGLPEGQVGRGLGTQIVRTLIQGELGGSIDWHTMEGQGTEVTIEIPLRYIDLDEE, encoded by the coding sequence GTGCCGACCCTCACCGATATCGTCTACGCCCAGGGCCTGTCCGACGCCGCCGACGTCGAATGGCTGCACCGTCTCGCCGGCGACTGTCAGCTGCTGGCCGACATGGCGTTCGCCGACATCGTGATGTGGGTGCCGACCGCCGACGACTCCTTCGTCGCCGTGACGCACACTCGTCCCGGGGGAGCGGCGACGCTGTTCTATCGCGACATCGTGGGCGAGCGCCTGCGGCCGCAGTGGCGCGCGCAGGTGCGCTCCGCCTTCATCGGCGGGCAGATCGTCGATTCCGCGTCGCCGGACTGGTTCGAAGAGACCCCGACCCGCGTGCGGGCTGTGCCGATCGTGCGCGAGCACGCACGCGTCGGCGAGAAGGCCGCGGTGATCGGCGTGCTGACCCGACACACCAACCTCGGCGAGGCGCGGACGCCCTCAAGGCAGCAGATCACGTTCAACGACTGCGCTGACGACCTGTTCGGCATGATCTCGGCCGGGGATTTCCCCGACTTGTCGGCGCCCACCGGCCCTCGACGGGGCGCTCCGCGCGCGTCGGACGGACTCATCCGCCTCGACGTGGACGGCATGGCGACGTTCGCGAGCCCGAACGCGCTGTCGGCGTTCAACCGGCTCGGATTCGAAGACGAGCTGGAGGGCCAGTCGCTGGTCGAGGTGGTCACCGGCATCCTTCCCGAAAAGCGGCAGTTCGACGAGTCGCTGCCGCTGGTGGTGACCGGGCGCGCGCCCTGGCGTGCGGATCTCGAAGCGAACGGGGTCACGATCTCGCTGCGCACGATCCCGCTGCGCGACCACGGCACGCGCATCGGTGCCGTGGTGCTCTGCCGAGACGTCACCGAGATGCGGCACCAGGAGCAGGAGCTGATCACCAAGGACGCGACGATCCGTGAGATCCACCACCGGGTGAAGAACAACCTGCAGACGGTGGCATCGCTGCTGCGCATCCAGGCGCGTCGCACGCACTCCGACGAAGCGCGTGACGCCCTCACTCAGGCGATGCGTCGCGTCTCGGCGATCGCCGTGGTACACGACACACTCGCGCAGGGCCTCGCACAGAACGTCGATTTCGACGAGGTGTTCCAGGCGGTGCTCAAGCTCGTCGCCGAGGTCGCGGCCGCGCCCAACACCCATGCGCACACGCGCACCACGGGAAAGTTCGGCACGCTGCCCAGCGAATACGCCACTCCGCTCGCCCTGGCCCTGACCGAGCTGGTCACCAACGCCGTCGAACACGGTCTGGCCGGCAAGGAAGGCGACGTCGAGATCGTCACCGAGCGCACCGATCAGATGCTCGAGGTGCGTGTGCGCGACAACGGCGTGGGTCTGCCCGAGGGGCAGGTCGGCCGGGGCCTGGGGACGCAGATCGTTCGCACGCTCATCCAGGGGGAGCTCGGCGGATCGATCGACTGGCACACCATGGAAGGTCAGGGCACCGAGGTCACCATCGAGATCCCGCTGCGCTACATCGACCTCGACGAGGAATGA
- a CDS encoding histidine kinase codes for MSGPRTNPARRVAAAVLAIDAVGVLALAIWQVLALLAGDVESVASAIALIVLTVIGAAAIGAFAVGVARGAMWARSGGVVTQLLILAIALGAVTGAYAHPLIGLALAAAGLIGLVPLVVEVRRSGREQREQHEADDDKH; via the coding sequence TTGTCAGGTCCACGAACAAACCCCGCCCGGCGGGTCGCCGCCGCGGTTCTGGCCATCGATGCGGTCGGTGTGCTGGCCCTGGCGATCTGGCAGGTGCTCGCCTTGCTGGCAGGCGACGTCGAGTCGGTGGCCAGCGCCATCGCACTGATCGTGCTGACCGTGATCGGCGCGGCGGCGATCGGTGCCTTCGCCGTCGGCGTGGCACGCGGGGCGATGTGGGCGCGCAGCGGCGGCGTCGTGACCCAGCTGCTGATCCTCGCGATCGCTCTGGGGGCGGTCACCGGCGCCTACGCGCACCCGCTGATCGGTCTGGCGTTGGCCGCCGCGGGTCTGATCGGCCTTGTGCCGCTGGTGGTGGAGGTTCGCCGAAGCGGTCGGGAGCAGCGCGAGCAGCACGAGGCGGACGACGACAAGCACTGA
- a CDS encoding WhiB family transcriptional regulator translates to MDWRDKAACLTVDPELFFPVGNTGPAVDQIEKAKAVCARCTVTEICLQYALETGQDSGVWGGLSEDERRALKRRAARARRAS, encoded by the coding sequence ATGGATTGGCGCGACAAAGCCGCATGCCTCACTGTCGACCCCGAGCTGTTCTTCCCCGTGGGGAACACCGGACCTGCAGTCGATCAGATCGAGAAGGCGAAGGCTGTGTGTGCGCGGTGCACCGTCACCGAGATCTGCCTGCAGTACGCCCTCGAGACCGGCCAGGACTCGGGCGTCTGGGGCGGCCTGTCCGAAGATGAGCGACGCGCGCTCAAGCGCCGCGCCGCTCGCGCGCGTCGCGCATCCTGA
- a CDS encoding AAA family ATPase has protein sequence MTPPPTVIVAADEPRGARIATGLARLGVEVVETVTAVQAADALARAGRVHTLVLEVMRHTLDAGLVASCDRAGTRILPLCAGDSEARLAAAFGLAPVLAVDAEAWVIADALQASPGPAPQTAPADVGARGARVVAVWGAAGAPGRSTLAVELAAELSRGRRQVCLADADAHAPSLALLLGLADEGPGFPAACRSAERGGLDAAELTRISRPVPIGDGQIDVLTGINRPSRWPELSERRVGAALAACRHWADHTVVDVASSLERDEEIVSDLTDGPRRNAATLAALRAADQIVAVVAADPLGVARFLRAHAELRATVGATPITVVANRLRPGTLGVDARGQVRRTLERFAGIREVWFVPQDPRSVDSALLAARPVAEVAPKAPLTLAVRRLAAEAIAPPAPRHPARFAKRRARAVASQGAAAS, from the coding sequence GTGACCCCGCCGCCGACGGTGATCGTGGCCGCCGACGAACCGCGTGGCGCCCGGATCGCCACCGGGCTGGCCCGCTTGGGCGTCGAGGTGGTCGAGACAGTCACCGCGGTCCAGGCCGCCGACGCTCTCGCACGTGCCGGCCGGGTGCACACCCTCGTGCTGGAAGTGATGCGGCACACGCTGGACGCAGGCCTGGTCGCCTCGTGCGACCGTGCGGGCACCCGCATCCTTCCGCTGTGCGCAGGGGACAGCGAAGCACGACTGGCGGCGGCATTCGGTCTCGCGCCGGTGCTGGCCGTCGACGCCGAAGCCTGGGTGATCGCCGACGCGCTGCAGGCGTCGCCGGGACCCGCGCCGCAGACGGCACCGGCCGATGTCGGTGCGCGCGGTGCGCGTGTGGTGGCGGTGTGGGGTGCGGCCGGCGCTCCCGGTCGGTCGACCCTCGCCGTGGAGCTGGCCGCGGAGCTCAGCCGCGGCAGGCGCCAGGTGTGTCTGGCCGACGCCGATGCGCACGCGCCGTCGCTCGCTCTGCTGCTCGGGCTGGCCGATGAGGGGCCGGGCTTTCCCGCCGCGTGCCGCAGTGCCGAGCGCGGCGGATTGGATGCCGCAGAGCTGACGCGCATCAGCCGACCGGTGCCGATCGGCGATGGGCAGATCGATGTGCTCACCGGCATCAATCGCCCCTCGCGCTGGCCTGAGCTGAGCGAGCGGCGGGTGGGCGCGGCGCTGGCAGCGTGCAGGCACTGGGCCGACCACACCGTCGTGGATGTGGCATCCAGCCTCGAACGCGACGAAGAGATCGTCAGCGACCTGACCGACGGGCCGCGGCGCAACGCTGCGACGCTGGCAGCCCTGCGCGCGGCCGACCAGATCGTCGCGGTGGTCGCCGCCGACCCGCTGGGCGTCGCCCGCTTTCTGCGCGCGCACGCCGAGCTGCGTGCGACGGTGGGGGCGACGCCGATCACGGTGGTGGCCAACCGTCTGCGCCCGGGCACGCTGGGCGTCGACGCCCGGGGACAGGTGCGGCGCACGCTGGAACGGTTCGCGGGGATCCGTGAAGTGTGGTTCGTGCCGCAGGACCCGCGCAGTGTCGATTCCGCGCTTCTGGCTGCCCGACCGGTCGCCGAGGTCGCACCGAAGGCACCGCTGACCCTCGCCGTGCGCAGGCTCGCGGCCGAAGCGATCGCGCCGCCCGCGCCGCGGCATCCCGCGCGGTTCGCGAAGCGACGGGCACGAGCGGTGGCGTCGCAAGGGGCCGCTGCATCGTAG
- a CDS encoding pyridoxal phosphate-dependent aminotransferase has protein sequence MNPLRPLDQSTKLKDVLYEIRGAALVEAGRLEADGHKILKLNTGNPAIFGFDAPYQIVRDMIEAVPYAHGYSDSRGIMPARRAVVSRYEQIPGFPTFDPDDVYLGNGVSELITMTMQALLDTGDEVLIPAPDYPLWTAMTSLGGGVPVHYRCDPDGDWQPDLDDIRSKITEHTKAIVVINPNNPTGSVYTRQTLQGIVDIAREHSLLLLADEIYDRILFDGAEHISLATLAPDLLCLTFNGLSKTYRVAGYRSGWLVVTGPKSHAKGFLEGITLLASTRLCPNVPAQYAVQAALSGVQSIDALIGPTGRLHEQRDIAWKGLESIPGVTCYKSQGALYAFPHLDPNVYEIRDDAKMVYDLLVAEHVLVVQGTGFNWPAPDHFRIVTLPEPRVLADAVERIGNFLVSYKQQ, from the coding sequence ATGAACCCGCTTCGCCCGCTCGACCAATCCACCAAGCTCAAGGACGTCCTCTACGAGATCCGTGGAGCCGCCCTGGTGGAGGCCGGCCGGCTGGAGGCAGACGGGCACAAGATCCTGAAGCTGAACACGGGCAACCCCGCGATCTTCGGCTTCGATGCGCCCTACCAGATCGTGCGCGACATGATCGAGGCGGTGCCCTACGCGCACGGCTACAGCGACAGCCGCGGCATCATGCCCGCCCGCCGCGCGGTCGTCTCGCGCTACGAGCAGATCCCCGGCTTCCCGACGTTCGACCCCGACGACGTCTACCTCGGCAATGGTGTGTCTGAGCTGATCACGATGACCATGCAGGCACTGCTGGACACCGGCGACGAAGTGCTCATACCCGCGCCGGACTACCCGCTGTGGACGGCGATGACCAGTCTCGGCGGCGGGGTGCCGGTGCACTACCGGTGCGACCCCGACGGCGACTGGCAGCCTGACCTGGACGACATCCGCAGCAAGATCACCGAGCACACCAAGGCCATCGTCGTGATCAACCCGAACAACCCCACCGGGTCGGTGTACACGCGCCAGACGCTGCAGGGCATCGTCGACATCGCCCGGGAGCATTCGCTGCTGCTGCTGGCCGATGAGATCTACGATCGCATCCTGTTCGACGGTGCCGAGCACATCAGCCTCGCCACCCTCGCGCCCGACCTGCTGTGCCTGACGTTCAACGGGCTGTCCAAGACCTACCGCGTAGCCGGCTACCGCAGCGGCTGGCTGGTGGTGACCGGGCCGAAGAGCCACGCGAAGGGCTTCCTCGAGGGGATCACCCTGCTGGCCTCCACCCGGCTGTGCCCGAACGTGCCCGCTCAGTACGCGGTGCAGGCGGCCCTGTCGGGCGTGCAGTCCATCGACGCCCTCATCGGCCCCACGGGGCGGCTGCACGAGCAGCGCGACATCGCCTGGAAGGGCCTGGAGTCCATCCCCGGCGTCACCTGCTACAAGTCGCAGGGCGCGCTGTATGCGTTCCCGCACTTGGACCCGAACGTGTATGAGATCCGCGACGACGCCAAGATGGTCTACGACCTTCTGGTCGCCGAGCACGTGCTGGTCGTGCAGGGCACCGGCTTCAACTGGCCTGCGCCCGATCACTTCCGCATCGTGACGCTGCCTGAGCCGCGAGTGCTGGCCGATGCCGTCGAGCGCATCGGCAACTTCTTGGTCTCGTACAAGCAGCAGTAG
- a CDS encoding SAF domain-containing protein, protein MSALGSFSAPPDARPSVRPRRRVFWTDARFLLGIVLIVAAIGGVWAVVTLSRQTSPVYAAAHTLVPGQAVTSSDLTVVEVALGAARERYLAPGAALSDAVATRTVQAGELVPASATVPAAQSSLTSVVVHSSADVPSAVRAGTVVELWSAAQTERGVFATPRVLIPRATVVSVQRDDSMLGAGAAAIELRIERADVASTLEAISAQAALSIVPTGAAR, encoded by the coding sequence ATGAGCGCACTCGGCAGCTTCTCCGCCCCGCCGGACGCCCGTCCCTCCGTACGTCCTCGGCGGCGTGTGTTCTGGACCGACGCCCGCTTCCTGCTCGGCATCGTGCTGATCGTGGCCGCGATCGGCGGCGTCTGGGCGGTGGTGACGCTGTCGCGGCAGACCTCGCCCGTCTATGCCGCAGCGCACACTCTCGTGCCCGGTCAGGCGGTGACCTCGTCGGATCTGACCGTCGTCGAGGTCGCGTTGGGTGCGGCCCGTGAGAGGTATCTCGCGCCGGGTGCCGCGTTGTCGGATGCTGTGGCCACCCGCACCGTGCAGGCCGGCGAGCTCGTCCCGGCGTCGGCCACCGTGCCCGCCGCGCAGTCGAGCCTGACCAGCGTCGTCGTGCACTCCAGCGCCGATGTCCCCAGCGCCGTACGTGCCGGAACCGTCGTCGAACTCTGGTCGGCCGCGCAGACCGAGCGCGGGGTGTTCGCCACGCCCCGCGTGCTGATTCCTCGGGCGACGGTGGTCTCCGTGCAGCGTGACGACTCGATGCTCGGGGCGGGGGCGGCGGCGATCGAACTGAGGATCGAACGTGCCGACGTCGCATCCACGCTCGAGGCCATCTCGGCGCAGGCGGCGCTGTCGATCGTGCCGACCGGAGCCGCACGATGA
- a CDS encoding helix-turn-helix domain-containing protein, protein MPETSVPDARLVAPSEVAEALGITVDEVIALAIDGRLRGVRVGRPPQWRIAEDSVIAYLDEQTEETRRMALWRQSNAASFPELWGTGTVRRPD, encoded by the coding sequence ATGCCCGAAACGTCCGTACCCGACGCACGTCTCGTCGCCCCCTCCGAGGTCGCCGAGGCTCTCGGCATCACCGTCGATGAGGTGATCGCCCTGGCCATCGACGGCCGGCTGCGGGGCGTGCGCGTCGGCCGCCCGCCGCAGTGGCGGATCGCCGAAGACAGTGTGATCGCCTACCTCGACGAGCAGACGGAAGAGACCCGCCGCATGGCGCTGTGGCGGCAGTCGAACGCCGCGAGCTTTCCCGAGCTGTGGGGCACCGGAACGGTGCGCCGGCCCGACTGA
- a CDS encoding PadR family transcriptional regulator, with amino-acid sequence MSVKQSLLAILDQGPCYGYQLRSEFDRRTGSTWPLNVGQIYNTLERLERDGLVAKAETDAQGHVFFEITDAGRAEVRAWLGSPVQRGKGTRDELAIKLALAATLPGVDVTDVIQTQRRASLSQLQELNRAKYAGADPEGPEELAWSLVVDSMIFSAEAEVRWLDHTEQRLAMRPHRAMALELSTELPKRGRPVAATPTEKVL; translated from the coding sequence ATGTCGGTCAAGCAGAGCCTGCTGGCGATCCTGGATCAGGGTCCCTGCTACGGATATCAGCTGCGCAGCGAATTCGACCGGCGCACCGGCTCGACCTGGCCGCTGAACGTCGGTCAGATCTACAACACGCTCGAGCGCCTCGAGCGCGACGGCCTGGTCGCCAAGGCCGAGACCGACGCCCAGGGGCACGTGTTCTTCGAGATCACCGACGCCGGCCGCGCCGAGGTGCGCGCCTGGCTGGGCTCCCCCGTCCAGCGCGGGAAGGGCACGCGCGACGAGCTCGCGATCAAGCTCGCGCTTGCTGCCACCCTGCCCGGCGTCGATGTGACCGACGTCATCCAGACCCAGCGTCGCGCGTCGCTATCCCAGCTGCAGGAGCTCAACCGCGCCAAGTACGCCGGCGCCGACCCCGAGGGGCCCGAAGAGCTCGCATGGTCGCTCGTGGTCGATTCGATGATCTTCTCGGCCGAGGCCGAAGTGCGCTGGCTCGACCACACCGAGCAGCGGCTGGCGATGCGCCCGCACCGCGCGATGGCGCTGGAGCTGTCGACCGAACTGCCCAAGCGCGGCCGTCCGGTCGCTGCGACCCCGACGGAGAAGGTCCTGTGA
- the secA gene encoding preprotein translocase subunit SecA gives MANPLEKLLRAGEGRLLRRLQQVVKAVNALEDEYAALTDEELRDETAHFRERYSNGEPLDKLMPEAFAAVREAAKRTLGQRPYDVQIMGGAALHLGNIAEMKTGEGKTLVATLPSYLNAIAGQGVHVITVNDFLASYQSELMGRVFRALGMTTGTIISGQTPDVRREQYLADITYGTNNEFGFDYLRDNMAWQQQDLVQRGHFYAIVDEVDSILIDEARTPLIISGPSSGEANRWFTEFAKVARTLEAGVDYEVDEKKKTVGVLEPGIEKVEDYLGIDNLYESANTPLISFLNNSIKANSLFKRDTDYVVMNDEVMIVDEHTGRILVGRRYNEGIHQAIEAKEGVPVKAENQTLATVTLQNYFRLYEKLAGMTGTAETEAAEFMSTYQLGVVPIPTNKPMIRKDQPDLVYKNEQAKFEQVVEDIAARHANGQPVLVGTISVEKSEYLSRLLAKKGVKHEVLNAKNNAREAEIVARAGRLGAVTVATNMAGRGTDIMLGGNAEFMAVQEMKAKGLDPESTPEEYEAAWDDVYAAMKERVDVEAQQVVKTGGLYVLGTERHESRRIDNQLRGRSGRQGDPGESRFYLSLTDDLMRLFQSGAAEAILNRTNFPDDVAIESKMVSRAIKSAQSQVEARNAEIRKNVLKYDDVLNRQREAIYADRRQMLEGDDIADRVQRFVEDTINDIIEQHTSIGHTESWDFDALWSELKTLYPVSVTIDEVVAEAGTRGRITADGLKREILSDAKIAYEKRENALGEPAMRELERRVVLQVLDRRWRDHLYEMDYLKDGIGLRAMAQRDPLVEYQREGFQMFEAMMGSIKEESVGYLYNLEVEVRAQAEGELDVEAKGLTAPSQDGQRLEYSAANDAGEVEVRNDRGQVQQAATDRVRRAAAAAAAAQQQQQQQPAQPAARGAFGQPTSAPEAPEPAAQNRAQRRAAGRNK, from the coding sequence GTGGCCAACCCTCTCGAGAAACTGCTTCGTGCCGGTGAAGGCCGTCTGCTGCGACGGCTGCAGCAGGTCGTCAAAGCGGTGAACGCGCTCGAAGACGAGTACGCGGCGCTCACCGACGAAGAGCTGCGCGACGAGACCGCCCACTTCCGCGAGCGGTACAGCAACGGCGAGCCGCTCGACAAACTGATGCCCGAAGCCTTCGCCGCCGTCCGCGAGGCGGCCAAGCGCACCCTCGGCCAGCGGCCGTATGACGTGCAGATCATGGGCGGCGCGGCCCTGCACCTCGGCAACATCGCCGAGATGAAGACCGGTGAGGGCAAGACCCTCGTGGCGACCCTGCCGTCGTACCTGAACGCGATCGCCGGCCAGGGCGTACACGTGATCACGGTCAACGACTTCCTCGCCAGCTACCAGTCCGAACTCATGGGCCGTGTCTTCCGGGCGCTGGGGATGACCACCGGCACGATCATCTCGGGGCAGACGCCCGACGTTCGCCGCGAGCAGTACCTCGCCGACATCACGTACGGCACGAACAACGAGTTCGGATTCGACTACCTGCGCGACAACATGGCCTGGCAGCAGCAGGACCTCGTCCAGCGCGGCCACTTCTACGCCATCGTCGACGAGGTCGACTCGATCCTCATCGATGAGGCGCGCACCCCGCTGATCATCTCAGGTCCGTCCTCGGGCGAGGCCAACCGTTGGTTCACCGAGTTCGCCAAGGTCGCACGCACACTCGAGGCCGGCGTGGACTACGAGGTCGACGAGAAGAAGAAGACCGTCGGCGTGCTCGAGCCGGGCATCGAGAAGGTCGAGGACTACCTCGGCATCGACAACCTCTATGAGTCCGCCAACACCCCGCTGATCTCGTTCCTGAACAACTCGATCAAGGCCAACTCGCTGTTCAAGCGCGACACCGACTACGTCGTCATGAACGACGAGGTCATGATCGTCGACGAGCACACCGGCCGCATCCTGGTCGGCCGTCGCTACAACGAGGGCATCCACCAGGCCATCGAGGCCAAAGAGGGAGTGCCGGTCAAGGCCGAGAACCAGACGCTGGCCACCGTCACGCTGCAGAACTACTTCCGCCTGTACGAGAAGCTCGCCGGCATGACCGGTACCGCCGAGACCGAGGCGGCCGAGTTCATGTCGACGTACCAGCTCGGCGTCGTGCCGATTCCGACGAACAAGCCGATGATCCGCAAGGACCAGCCTGACCTCGTCTACAAGAACGAGCAGGCCAAGTTCGAGCAGGTCGTCGAAGACATCGCGGCGCGCCACGCGAACGGCCAGCCGGTGCTGGTGGGCACGATCAGCGTCGAGAAGAGCGAGTACCTGTCTCGGCTGCTGGCCAAGAAGGGCGTCAAGCACGAGGTCCTCAACGCCAAGAACAACGCGCGTGAGGCCGAGATCGTGGCCCGTGCCGGGCGGCTGGGCGCCGTGACGGTGGCCACCAACATGGCCGGCCGTGGTACCGACATCATGCTCGGTGGCAACGCCGAGTTCATGGCCGTCCAGGAGATGAAGGCAAAGGGGCTCGACCCCGAGTCCACGCCCGAGGAGTACGAGGCTGCCTGGGACGACGTGTATGCGGCCATGAAAGAGCGGGTGGATGTCGAAGCCCAGCAGGTCGTGAAGACCGGTGGGCTCTACGTGCTGGGCACCGAGCGTCACGAGTCCCGTCGCATCGACAACCAGCTGCGCGGCCGCAGCGGACGTCAGGGCGACCCCGGTGAGAGCCGGTTCTACCTGTCGCTGACCGACGACCTCATGCGCTTGTTCCAGTCGGGCGCGGCCGAGGCGATCTTGAACCGCACGAACTTCCCCGACGACGTGGCCATCGAGTCGAAGATGGTGTCGCGGGCGATCAAGAGCGCGCAGTCCCAGGTCGAGGCGCGCAACGCCGAGATCCGCAAGAACGTGCTCAAGTACGACGATGTGCTCAACCGCCAGCGTGAGGCGATCTACGCCGACCGCCGGCAGATGCTCGAAGGCGACGACATCGCCGATCGCGTGCAGCGCTTCGTCGAAGACACCATCAACGACATCATCGAGCAGCACACGTCGATCGGTCACACCGAGAGCTGGGACTTCGATGCCCTGTGGAGCGAACTGAAGACGCTCTACCCGGTCAGCGTGACCATCGACGAGGTGGTCGCCGAGGCCGGCACCCGGGGTCGGATCACCGCCGACGGCCTGAAGCGCGAGATCCTCTCCGACGCGAAGATCGCGTACGAGAAGCGCGAGAACGCTCTGGGCGAGCCGGCCATGCGCGAGCTCGAGCGCCGCGTCGTGCTGCAGGTGCTCGACCGCCGCTGGCGCGACCACCTGTACGAGATGGACTACCTGAAGGACGGCATCGGCCTCCGGGCCATGGCCCAGCGTGATCCTCTCGTGGAGTACCAGCGCGAGGGCTTCCAGATGTTCGAGGCCATGATGGGCTCGATCAAGGAGGAGTCCGTCGGGTACCTGTACAACCTCGAGGTCGAGGTGCGTGCCCAGGCCGAAGGCGAGCTGGATGTCGAGGCCAAGGGGCTGACCGCCCCGTCTCAGGACGGCCAGCGCCTGGAGTACTCCGCGGCAAACGACGCCGGTGAGGTCGAGGTGCGCAACGACCGCGGGCAGGTGCAGCAGGCGGCCACTGACCGGGTGCGTCGGGCGGCTGCAGCGGCCGCCGCAGCGCAGCAGCAGCAACAGCAGCAGCCTGCTCAGCCCGCCGCGCGTGGAGCCTTCGGGCAACCGACCTCGGCGCCCGAGGCGCCCGAGCCTGCGGCGCAGAACCGCGCGCAGCGTCGCGCGGCCGGGCGCAACAAGTAG